The Stomatobaculum sp. F0698 genomic sequence CGGCTCCTCTGCGGACTGGGACAGAGAGCGCTTCACAATGGACGAGGGCTGCTCGGAGGCGGTTCAGGATGTCTTCCTGCGTCTCTATGAGAAGGGCTATATCTACCGCGGCAGCCGCATCATCAACTGGTGCCCGGTCTGTCAGACCACGATTTCCGATGCGGAGGTCGAGCACGTCGACAAGGACGGCTTCTTCTGGCACATCAAGTACCCGATCGTCGGGGAGGACGGCGCCTATGTCGAAATCGCGACCACGAGACCGGAGACCCTGCTCGGCGATACCGCCGTCGCGGTGAACCCGGAGGACGAGCGTTATACCGCGCTGGTCGGTAAGCTGTTAAAGCTTCCGCTCACGGAGCGGGAGATTCCGGTCATCGCGGACAGCTATGTGGATCCCGAATTCGGAACCGGCTGCGTGAAGATTACGCCGGCGCACGACCCGAACGACTTTGAGGTGGGCAAGCGCCACAACTTGCCGGAAATCACGATTTTAAACGACGACGCGACCGTGCGCTGCCCGGGCTCGCCCTATGACGGCATGGACCGCTACGAGGCGAGAAAGGCCATGGTCAAGGACCTCGAGGCAGCGGGGCTTCTCGTGAAGGTCGTGCCGCACAGCCATGCGGTCGGCGTACACGACCGCTGCAAGACCGTCATTGAGCCCATGATCAAGCCCCAGTGGTTTGTGAAGATGGAGGAGATGGCAAAGCCGGCCATTGAGGCGCTGAAGACGGGCGAGCTCAAGTTTGTGCCGGAGAGCTACGGCAAGACTTATTTAAACTGGCTCGAGGGCATTCACGACTGGTGCATCTCCCGCCAGCTCTGGTGGGGACACCGGATTCCCGCCTACTACTGCGAGGACTGCGGCGAAGTCGTGGTCGCAGCCAAGGCACCGGAGAGCTGCCCGCACTGCGGCGGACACAAGTTCCGCCAGGATGAGGACACGCTTGACACCTGGTTCAGCTCGGCACTCTGGCCCTTCTCGACCCTCGGTTGGCCGAAGGACACGCCGGAGTACCGCTACTTCTACCCGACCGATGTGCTGGTGACCGGCTATGACATCATCTTCTTCTGGGTAATCCGCATGGTCTTCTCCGGCATCGAACAGACCGGCAAGCTGCCGTTCCACACGGTGTTGATTCACGGTCTGGTGCGCGATTCCGAGGGCAGAAAGATGTCCAAGTCGCTCGGAAACGGCATCGATCCGCTCGAAGTCATTGAGCGCTACGGCGCGGATGCGCTGCGCCTCACCCTGATGACGGGCAATGCGCCGGGCAACGACATGCGCTTCTACTGGGAGAGAGTGGAATCCGCGCGCAACTTTGCGAATAAGATTTGGAATGCGGCGCGCTTTATCGAGATGAACCTCGGCGAGACCATGCCGGCGGAGCCCGAAGCTTCGGCGCTTCTTCCGCAGGACCGCTGGGTGCTGCACCGGCTGAACAGCCTCACGGGTGAAGTCACGGAGAACCTCGAGAAGTTCGAGCTCGGCATTGCGCTCCAGAAGGTCTATGACTTTATCTGGGAGGAGTTTTGCGACTGGTACATCGAGATGGTGAAGCCGCGCCTCTGGAACAAGGAGGACCCGACCCGCGAGGCTGCGCTCTGGACGCTCCGCGAGGTCTTAAGCCGCGCGCTGAAGCTTCTCCACCCCTTCATGCCCTTCATCACCGAGGAAGTGTTCTTAAGCCTCAACGAAGAGGAGAGCATCATGATTTCCGCTTGGCCGGAGTGCGAAGCGCGTTTCTCCTTCCCGGAGGACGCTGCCGAGGTGGAGCGCATCAAGGACGCGGTGCGCGAAATTCGCCGCATTCGCACTTCGATGAACGTTGCGCCGGGACAGCAGGCGGAAGTCTTTGTGGTCTCGGAGGACAAGGCGGTGCTCGACAGCTTCCGCCGCGCGGAAGATTTCTTCCGTGTGCTTGGCCGCGCTTCGGAGGTAAAGCTTCAGCAGGACAAGACAGGCATTCAGGAGGACGCGGTCTCGGCCGTCATTCCCGGTGCGATGATTTACATTCCGTTTGCGGATTTGGTCGATGTGGAGAAGGAGAAGGAGCGCTTAAAGCGGGAGGAAGAGCGTCTCGAGAATGAGATTGCACGCGCGGACGGCATGCTCCGGAACGAAAAGTTCCTCGCAAAGGCACCGGCCGATAAGGTCGCTGCCGAGCAGGAGAAGCGTAAAAAGTATGAGGAAATGCTTGTAAAGGTGAGAGAGCAGAGAAAGCTGCTCGGCGACTGACGAGGAAAAACCATGGCGGAAGTGAGGCGTTGCCCCGACGATTTGCCGATGTGGGGCGAAAAGAAGACTTCGGTTTCGGAGGTACGTGCCTTTTTGGATGAACTCGGCGCGCCGGATCGCGCGTTCCGCATCATCCATGTCGCGGGGACCAACGGCAAGGGCTCGGTCTGTGCGTACTTAACGGAGGCGCTGATTCGCGCGGGCTACCGCGTCGGCACCTTTGTCTCGCCGCATCTCGTGGACATACGAGAGCGCATTCTG encodes the following:
- a CDS encoding valine--tRNA ligase, giving the protein MKILPKTYTPSEIEDKLYQSWMDRGYFHAEVDERKKPFCIVMPPPNITGQLHMGHALDNTMQDILIRFRRMQGYSALWQPGTDHAAIATEVKVIEKLKKEGRDKEQLGREKFLEECWDWKEEYGNRIINQLKKLGSSADWDRERFTMDEGCSEAVQDVFLRLYEKGYIYRGSRIINWCPVCQTTISDAEVEHVDKDGFFWHIKYPIVGEDGAYVEIATTRPETLLGDTAVAVNPEDERYTALVGKLLKLPLTEREIPVIADSYVDPEFGTGCVKITPAHDPNDFEVGKRHNLPEITILNDDATVRCPGSPYDGMDRYEARKAMVKDLEAAGLLVKVVPHSHAVGVHDRCKTVIEPMIKPQWFVKMEEMAKPAIEALKTGELKFVPESYGKTYLNWLEGIHDWCISRQLWWGHRIPAYYCEDCGEVVVAAKAPESCPHCGGHKFRQDEDTLDTWFSSALWPFSTLGWPKDTPEYRYFYPTDVLVTGYDIIFFWVIRMVFSGIEQTGKLPFHTVLIHGLVRDSEGRKMSKSLGNGIDPLEVIERYGADALRLTLMTGNAPGNDMRFYWERVESARNFANKIWNAARFIEMNLGETMPAEPEASALLPQDRWVLHRLNSLTGEVTENLEKFELGIALQKVYDFIWEEFCDWYIEMVKPRLWNKEDPTREAALWTLREVLSRALKLLHPFMPFITEEVFLSLNEEESIMISAWPECEARFSFPEDAAEVERIKDAVREIRRIRTSMNVAPGQQAEVFVVSEDKAVLDSFRRAEDFFRVLGRASEVKLQQDKTGIQEDAVSAVIPGAMIYIPFADLVDVEKEKERLKREEERLENEIARADGMLRNEKFLAKAPADKVAAEQEKRKKYEEMLVKVREQRKLLGD